The DNA window gatgttttaaaaaaatgaagaaggaCTGGTGGAGGCAGAGGGAGTGAAAAATGATGAGGCTGCAGATTCAGGCACTATGCAGAGCCGATGAACAGCTGTCggttaagccccgcccatgcAGGCAACTCACATATGACTCAGGGGCCTAAGCCCCGCCCATGCAGGCAACTCACATATGACTCAGGAGCCTAAGCCCCGCCCATGCAGGCAACTCACGTGTGACTCAGGAGCCTAAGCCCTAAagactgcatcacacacctcacctgtgaagcctttttttctttttgaactcTATTACAAGTGCTTTCTTCATCAGCAGCACTGAGAAGAACACATAACTAACTGAGAAATTCAGACAGTGTTGTTCTCAACTGAGTCAAATGAAACTACAGTACTTTCAAAACAACTTTGGCAACCACGCATaaagttattaaaaaatatgaataaacagTTTTGGATTATTTATAATGAACTGCAGAAATGGTGTGGCCTGATGGAATTActgaaattcattcatttatgttcACTCCaaaaacagagaacaggaaaattatgttttgaaataagTGGTTGACTTatttctttgtgtatgtgtctgtgtgtgcgtgcatgcaggcgtgcgtgcgtacatgcgtgtgtgtgtgtgtgtgtgtgtgtgtgtgtgtgtgtgtgtgtgtgtgtgtgtgtgcctgcgtgcatgcttgcgtgcatgtgtgcatttgggggggtgtgtgtatgcgtgcctgtgtgcatttgtaggtgtgtgtgtgtgtgtttatgggatTAGCAATATTGTTACATAATAACCGTTATACAAAAGCTAACCCTTCAAGTACAATGTTTCAGATACGAAAAGCCAGTAGCTTATCTATATTGTTTTATCAAGATGGAGCACAATACTCAATACACACCGACAGGGAGCATATTTGAGTCTTTACTCTGTTATGCAGTTCCTTAGCAGATACCTTTATGCAGGGAAATGTATTGATCTACAGTAATGCAAGCAGGCAGTGCCTAATGCCTCAGTGAGGATTCAGACCTGACACTTACTGTACTTACCAGCTTATTTTCCTACATGCAAAACtgtagagatgtgtgtgtgtgtgtgtgtgtgtgtgtgaaatagcACATATGATTAGCATGTAGGTGTAACTGTAGAGATTACATCATCACCCCCATATCTTAATCTCCTACCAGCACAATACCAGttttctcccttcttctctTAAACCGTTTCCTATGTGTTCCTCTTTCCTCTGTCTTGGTCTCAATTTCTCTCCTCACTCATAATACTAATCCGCTTTcccattctgtgtgtgtatctgtgcaccTATGcctatgtatgtatttgtgtgtgcacatctctCTATACATGGGAAATAGAGGTTTTCGTTCCTGAATGCGGAATTCATTTATGGATTTCAAGCTACGGAGTTGACGCTGTCCACGGTGCTGATATCCTTCATTTCCACCGCTACGATTTCTGGTTCCGGCAATACTTTTGCTGCTTGAGTGGCATTATTGAAGCATCTTGCAGACCGCTACAAGTTCagtgaaaacaaatcaattctGAGAGCGCCGACTTTCGAAATTCAGTGTAACGAAATACAGTCATGGTTCAGCGGCAACAAACACGTCCTATTGGACATAGTCCAGTCTATCCAAAATCATTACAGAAACAACAAATCCGCCTTGGAGTCCCATTTCAAACGTGTGGGGGAGCTGCAGGTGGCCGcttataaatgcaaatgaatgaatgagctGTAATTTTcggaattcaaattaaaatacataaaaggaAAGTCACCGTCTTTCAAATCGCATCAGATTTCATCAGACGCGTTTAGCGATTCTTCTGTCAATGTCTGGAGCCCCAGATGCTAACGATTAGCTAACCGAAATCAGGCCTTATCCGAACCAAGGACGGCAAAATCGTGCTTCTGTTTCACGCTGACCAGCTTTAACTGTCGTTTATTTTATCCGCTCGAACTAGAGTCCAGTGGCCCCATAGCTCAGGAGTATTGTTTCATCAAAAATGTATGCAtgataattttgtgtttttaatttcctaCACCGGAAAGGATGTTCCGATCACTTAATGACCAGAGGTGAGGTAATATGCCCCGCGCAGTGCAATTTAATATGACATTATGTCTTCCAAATTCGGACAGATGCCATCTTTAACAGACCAACCACGATGTTCTTCTGAAATTATTGTGCATGTGCTTTTTAAAGCATCCATACCGGACACGTACACATATacgagattattattattgttgttgttgttgttgttgttgttgtttgctttGAAGACGCCCTTATTCAAAgcgagttttaaaaaatgcagatttAAAGACCATCTTCGTGGATATTTGCATACCTCTTTGCGTTCCAACAAGGTACAGTACAGGATTGGTGCCGGCTAACCAATCCCCTGCCGTCTTTACAGGGTAGTTAATCATTCAATAAAATGTTCCAACCAAGTCCTCTAAATGGTCCTTTAAATAGCCCTTGCCATTTCCCATAATAATTCTCGAACTCTGGCGAGCAGTAACACACGAGACTAATCCAACAGCAATCTTACatgaaggacaatatcagtctgCATGACAATTTATGGCTGTTGctgcaaagattttttttttccgtctgCGGGGTTCCCTTACCTAAGTTAAAATATCTGTGGTAAGCAATAGCTATGATTTGAAACATATATGACGTACACAGATGAACATAAACTCACTGAAATTAAACGTGTCTGTGAGAGACAGGTGTGAGATTTTCAGAATAAAAGACTTGGAGGTGCAGGGAGTTTAATATTCCTTGAAACATATTCTGTAATTCATTAGGCCTAATGTGAGAATCAGTGTGTTCATCGGCCATCGCTTCCCCTTCAGTGGATAAAGAAAACGGAAGTattgcacatttaaatgtacaaaacCTTTTGGAATGTAAAAAATCCGTTGGAATTAAATGACTGACCGGTGATGAGGTTGGCACTCAAAGCGTTAAGATTTTGGCACCGAAGTAGCGGAATGAATACAAGATTCTACAGCTTGCCTGGCTCGAGCGGTGCTCCATTGTTTTTATGATGTGGAGAGCACTCGTGGCAATGTGTATTAGCTCGCCCTGGCCTGCATTGCGTCGAATTCCCCCCAACCCACACgcgagcgcgcgcgcgcgcacgcacgcacgcacacacacacattcacacacactcgcacacatacacacagtctctctctctctctctctctctctctctatctctctctctgttatgtATGCGAAATGCAgcgcatttttttcttcttcttgtaatTACAAATAGCCGTCGTTCTTCGCAGCCCCCTCCATTCTAAACACAGTATGAAGGAATACCCGAGCGCCCCGGGACGTCTGCATCCTGCCCGCGCCAAACAGGAAAAAACCGTCAAATTTCTGCTGATGTGGCAGCGTCGAGTAGCCTAATGGAAAGAGTTTGCTTATTGCCCCTTAAGATATTCAGCTTTCAGTCCCGCCATCCTGATGTCTCGCGCTGCATAGCACGCCGAACTGAAGTGCAAACGGGCTAGGATCGCCAGATATTTGTTtccgctttttaaaaaatctctcttACTGGCTCTTGTACTTTCCCTTTCTTTTACGGCATGGTTTTATATCGCTTTGGCTTGAGGACTTCAACCCTCCGAGACTTAAACCTTTCTGAGATCTATCTGTTCAGGTCATCGTAAGCTTACACCAAAATGCTAGGGATGCTTGTGTGGATAATGCAGTCTATGACTATTACAGGaaagcacacacagagtgcACTGTGAACTGATTACATTACGAAACAGGGTCCGCGAAGTTATCGCGTTATCGGAACCCACGAAACATACGCATTCCTGTATAAGAAACCGACTCTCAAGATAAGAGGTAAGCGCAATTGCAGTTAGGAATGACAGCGATactgttttaataataataataatgataataataataataataatcatgctTTTATGTAAAGTATGGCAGTGTCTGTAGTTGGCTGAAGCTCTGTAATTGTTATCAAGAGGCAGATGTGGTGTGCAGAGAGTGGGCAGCACAGTCAAACTCGTATAATGCGGCATGcggcataaaaaaaataaaataaataataataattgtatggTTCTGCTGACTGGACAACGCTGGATTTGTAACCCTTTTGCAAAATTCTGCATTTCGCGTTCATAGAGACTGTGCAGTTTTGCGTTCTGGCCATCGTAGTGTCCACAGCATTAGAGAGGCTAAACTGCTGAGCTTGCAAAGACACGAACTGTTCGATCCATTCTCCTCTCTTAcgctctctccttccatctTTCCAGCTCTCCCGGAACATTTGCAACGCGGAAAAGCAATGATCGAGACATCAAGAACCGCCGGGAGAGCGCACTAAGGGAAGACGGCCTGTCGCATACGCTAGATAAGCTTTACAGGAATAGAAATTGGAGAAGAGAACCGCGATAAGACTGAATGTCTGTTGAACCGGGCTAACGAAACCCTGCACATCACACAGTCACCAGTCCGATTTAGACCAGCGGAATGACTGTAGTGGCCGGAGATAACATGGACGAGACCTCGGCTCTGCCCGGGAACCCGCTGGACACGTACTTCCCTTACCACGAAGACCACGAATGTTGTGAGCGAGTGGTCATCAACATAGCCGGGCTTCGCTTCGAGACTCAACTGAAAACCCTGGCGCAGTTCCCCGAGACTCTGCTGGGCAATCCCAAGAAAAGGATGCAGTACTTCGACCCACTGAGAAATGAGTACTTCTTTGACAGAAATCGTCCGAGTTTCGATGCCATTCTCTACTACTACCAGTCCGGTGGCAGGTTGAGAAGACCGGTAAACGTACCTCTGGATATGTTCTCGGAAGAGATCAAATTTTACGAGCTCGGGGTGGAAGCGATGGAAAGATTCCGTGAGGACGAGGGGTTCATACGAGAGGAAGAGCGTCCTTTGCCCGAAAAAGAATTCCAACGCCAGATGTGGCTTTTGTTTGAGCACCCAGAAAGTTCAGGGCCCGCCAGGGGAATTGCTATAGTGTCCGTCATGGTCATATTGATTTCAATTGTCATATTTTGCTTGGAGACCTTGCCCGGACTGAAACAAGACCCCGCGGGGCATCTGGAAGTCATGGGGAACACTACCTTCTACTATAAACCAAATATATTGACAGACCCGTTCTTTATTGTGGAGACCCTCTGTATCATCTGGTTCTCGTTTGAGTTGATAGTGCGTTTTTTCGCCTGCCCGAGTAAGGCGGCTTTCTTTAAGAACGTGATGAACACTATCGACGTAGTGGCCATCATTCCCTATTTTATCACTCTGGGGACAGAGCTCGCGGATGATCAAGAAGGCAAAGAGGTCAAAGGAGAGCAGGCGACGTCCTTGGCTATCCTCAGGGTAATCCGTCTGGTTAGGGTATTCAGAATATTCAAGCTTTCACGGCACTCGAAGGGTCTGCAGATTTTAGGGCAGACCCTTAAAGCCAGCATGCGCGAGCTGGGACTactcatttttttcctcttcatagGCGTCATCCTGTTCTCCAGCGCCATTTTCTTCGCCGAAGCCGAGGAGAGCGGGTCTCACTTCACCAGCATCCCGGACGCGTTCTGGTGGGCTGTGGTATCCATGACAACCGTAGGCTACGGGGACATGTACCCAGTGACGATAGGGGGCAAGATCGTGGGATCCCTGTGCGCCATTGCCGGCGTGTTGACGATTGCGCTTCCGGTACCTGTCATCGTCTCTAACTTTAATTACTTCTACCACAGGGAGACCGAAGGGGAGGAGCAGGCTCAGCTTTTAAATGTCAGCACCCCGAACATCGCATCTGACTCCAACTCAAGCCGCCGCAGTTCTTCTACCGTCAGCAAGTCAGAATATATGGAGATTGACGAGGAcataaataacagcattgacaATATAAGAGAGGCAAACCTCAAAACTGGGAACTGCATCGTAGCCAACCAAAATTGTGTTAACAAAAGCAAGCTGCTAACTGACGTTTAGAACTTTAATTCTTGCCGCCACTGCACTCAAAGGACTCCTCACTCCTTGAATAGCCTGTTCTGTACTTCGCCTGTATCCGAAAGCTTTATCTGCATAATGCGTTCTTGCATTGCGATTTTAAGCCCCAGCAAGATCAAAGGAGAAACACTTTCAGAATAGGCCTCATGAAAGATgaatatgttttcttttgaaatgggATCCTTGCAAGCTGATACAGGAGCAATCTGTTAACCTGGGTGATTCAAATATGACTGTAGGCTACAACAAATCCACTACACCGGACTTCTTTCAATTGCTTGTCAAAACAGACTAActgatggtttaaaaaaaatatgttatgcATGGACTCAGGCAACCTGGAATGTCTCTTGAGTTATTAATTCTACTGAAACGCACGCATCTGCAGCTATCGATCAACGTACTTCTTCGTGACAGGTGACCAAGCTATACTAACCAGCCTAAAGCACTTTAACGAAACCTACAAAAAGACTGGTCTATCGCAGCGAGAGGAAATAACGGTCTCGAAGACGTCCACAATGCTGCTATTCTATCGCAGATGCTGTAATTTCAGAATGTTGCCGTGTGGAACATGTGAGATGCCGTGCCCTTTATATGCTCGATAGcacaatgacaacaaaaaaggaagaaaaagttaaatattagCATGTTCAGATATTCTAATTTTTTAATATTGGCATGCGTGAAACATTACCTCATTACAATcagatttctttgttgtttgatcccattattattattattattattattattattaagtttcTCATTTGCTTTCACCAAAAGTGCACTAGCTATCAATAATTTAAGttgttaataatttaaaagtatttaagtGCTGAATGTTAAATCCTTAGGGAACAGTAAATTCTGCAGATCATTGCATGTCAAAAGTGCTCAGCATTATAGCCTAATCGACTAAGGTACTATGTATCCTA is part of the Anguilla anguilla isolate fAngAng1 chromosome 7, fAngAng1.pri, whole genome shotgun sequence genome and encodes:
- the LOC118232384 gene encoding potassium voltage-gated channel subfamily A member 1-like; amino-acid sequence: MTVVAGDNMDETSALPGNPLDTYFPYHEDHECCERVVINIAGLRFETQLKTLAQFPETLLGNPKKRMQYFDPLRNEYFFDRNRPSFDAILYYYQSGGRLRRPVNVPLDMFSEEIKFYELGVEAMERFREDEGFIREEERPLPEKEFQRQMWLLFEHPESSGPARGIAIVSVMVILISIVIFCLETLPGLKQDPAGHLEVMGNTTFYYKPNILTDPFFIVETLCIIWFSFELIVRFFACPSKAAFFKNVMNTIDVVAIIPYFITLGTELADDQEGKEVKGEQATSLAILRVIRLVRVFRIFKLSRHSKGLQILGQTLKASMRELGLLIFFLFIGVILFSSAIFFAEAEESGSHFTSIPDAFWWAVVSMTTVGYGDMYPVTIGGKIVGSLCAIAGVLTIALPVPVIVSNFNYFYHRETEGEEQAQLLNVSTPNIASDSNSSRRSSSTVSKSEYMEIDEDINNSIDNIREANLKTGNCIVANQNCVNKSKLLTDV